Proteins co-encoded in one Papaver somniferum cultivar HN1 chromosome 5, ASM357369v1, whole genome shotgun sequence genomic window:
- the LOC113278988 gene encoding REF/SRPP-like protein At1g67360 encodes MATTTDTRNKGENGAKITIESSNEELKHLGFVKVAYFNILIFGSSFYEFVKDNSGPFKSEIGKVEGIVSPVLDKFRDVPVHLLGFLDQKVDFATSKFDEHAPPAAKRLACQARSMVQKALGVTSSLASEAQTRGVTSAACSAITKSR; translated from the exons ATGGCGACAACTACTGATACAAGAAACAAG GGGGAGAATGGAGCTAAGATTACCATTGAGAGCAGTAATGAAGAGCTGAAACATCTTGGATTCGTAAAAGTAGCTTATTTTAACATTTTAATTTTTGGGTCTAGTTTTTATGAATTCGTTAAAGATAATTCTGGACCATTCAAATCTGAGATTGGAAAAGTTGAGGGTATTGTTAGTCCTGTTCTTGACAAGTTTAGAGATGTACCTGTTCATCTTCTTGGATTTCTTGATCAAAAG GTTGATTTTGCTACAAGTAAGTTCGATGAACATGCTCCTCCTGCGGCTAAGCGGTTAGCCTGTCAAGCAAGGTCAATGGTTCAGAAGGCGCTGGGAGTGACCTCCAGTCTTGCATCCGAGGCTCAAACCAGAGGTGTAACTTCTGCCGCATGTTCTGCAATTACAAAGTCCAGATAA
- the LOC113281469 gene encoding uncharacterized protein LOC113281469 isoform X2 has protein sequence MYQRLLAQKVDSVANQAGSVVQGALELPQELVSEGVTGVTTVVGPVEELVANQGSSLVRGTLGLRFKLVSKGITGGITVANSLGNQVQSTVDGALKLPQIGLGVATSVVKQAGSQARSAVEGALKLPQIGLSVATSVVNEVGSQARSTVEGALELPQIGLSVATSVVNEVGNQTKSIIKGALELPMKLLEGGLIGGITVGVHLAVEFVIDILEEETVKAWWMLNGVPPFRMVAHVTVPISAQLSKKYNDVVMSMSQMSAVFSYLPLVPVDKIAEAFKKGDPDSKEKWI, from the exons ATGTACCAGAGATTGCTTGCGCAAAAA GTTGACTCGGTAGCCAATCAGGCAGGGTCTGTGGTTCAAGGTGCGTTGGAACTTCCTCAGGAACTTGTATCCGAGGGTGTAACAGGAGTTACAACTGTTGTAGGCCCTGTGGAAGAGCTTGTGGCCAATCAGGGAAGTTCATTGGTTCGAGGCACATTGGGACTTCGATTCAAACTTGTATCCAAGGGTATAACGGGAGGTATAACTGTCGCAAATTCGCTAGGCAATCAGGTACAGTCGACGGTGGACGGTGCATTGAAACTTCCACAGATAGGTTTAGGTGTTGCAACATCTGTTGTAAAGCAGGCAGGCAGTCAG GCACGGTCCGCGGTTGAAGGCGCATTGAAACTTCCACAGATAGGTTTAAGTGTTGCAACATCTGTTGTAAATGAGGTAGGCAGTCAGGCCCGGTCGACGGTTGAAGGCGCATTGGAACTTCCACAAATAGGTTTAAGTGTTGCTACATCTGTTGTAAATGAGGTAGGCAACCAGACAAAGTCGATAATTAAAGGGGCATTGGAACTTCCCATGAAACTTTTAGAGGGGGGTCTAATTGGAGGTATAACTGTGGGAGTACATCTTGCAGTTGAGTTCGTAATAGACATCTTAGAAGAAGAGACCGTGAAAGCTTGGTGGATGCTTAACGGAGTCCCTCCTTTCCGAATGGTGGCACATGTGACAGTTCCTATATCTGCTCAGTTGTCGAAGAAATATAATGATGTTGTTATGAGCATGTCACAGATGAGTGCCGTCTTTAGTTATCTTCCTCTTGTTCCTGTTGACAAAATTGCCGAGGCTTTCAAGAAGGGTGACCCAGATTCGAAAGAGAAGTGGATTTGA
- the LOC113281469 gene encoding uncharacterized protein LOC113281469 isoform X3, protein MFGILNQIPGVKDISDVIGSASSTVGSMVDSVANQAGSVVQGALELPQELVSEGVTGVTTVVGPVEELVANQGSSLVRGTLGLRFKLVSKGITGGITVANSLGNQVQSTVDGALKLPQIGLGVATSVVKQAGSQARSAVEGALKLPQIGLSVATSVVNEVGNQTKSIIKGALELPMKLLEGGLIGGITVGVHLAVEFVIDILEEETVKAWWMLNGVPPFRMVAHVTVPISAQLSKKYNDVVMSMSQMSAVFSYLPLVPVDKIAEAFKKGDPDSKEKWI, encoded by the exons ATGTTTGGCATCCTTAACCAGATCCCTGGAGTTAAAGACATTAGTGATGTCATAGGGTCAGCAAGCAGTACCGTAGGATCAATG GTTGACTCGGTAGCCAATCAGGCAGGGTCTGTGGTTCAAGGTGCGTTGGAACTTCCTCAGGAACTTGTATCCGAGGGTGTAACAGGAGTTACAACTGTTGTAGGCCCTGTGGAAGAGCTTGTGGCCAATCAGGGAAGTTCATTGGTTCGAGGCACATTGGGACTTCGATTCAAACTTGTATCCAAGGGTATAACGGGAGGTATAACTGTCGCAAATTCGCTAGGCAATCAGGTACAGTCGACGGTGGACGGTGCATTGAAACTTCCACAGATAGGTTTAGGTGTTGCAACATCTGTTGTAAAGCAGGCAGGCAGTCAG GCACGGTCCGCGGTTGAAGGCGCATTGAAACTTCCACAGATAGGTTTAAGTGTTGCAACATCTGTTGTAAATGAG GTAGGCAACCAGACAAAGTCGATAATTAAAGGGGCATTGGAACTTCCCATGAAACTTTTAGAGGGGGGTCTAATTGGAGGTATAACTGTGGGAGTACATCTTGCAGTTGAGTTCGTAATAGACATCTTAGAAGAAGAGACCGTGAAAGCTTGGTGGATGCTTAACGGAGTCCCTCCTTTCCGAATGGTGGCACATGTGACAGTTCCTATATCTGCTCAGTTGTCGAAGAAATATAATGATGTTGTTATGAGCATGTCACAGATGAGTGCCGTCTTTAGTTATCTTCCTCTTGTTCCTGTTGACAAAATTGCCGAGGCTTTCAAGAAGGGTGACCCAGATTCGAAAGAGAAGTGGATTTGA
- the LOC113281469 gene encoding uncharacterized protein LOC113281469 isoform X1 produces the protein MFGILNQIPGVKDISDVIGSASSTVGSMVDSVANQAGSVVQGALELPQELVSEGVTGVTTVVGPVEELVANQGSSLVRGTLGLRFKLVSKGITGGITVANSLGNQVQSTVDGALKLPQIGLGVATSVVKQAGSQARSAVEGALKLPQIGLSVATSVVNEVGSQARSTVEGALELPQIGLSVATSVVNEVGNQTKSIIKGALELPMKLLEGGLIGGITVGVHLAVEFVIDILEEETVKAWWMLNGVPPFRMVAHVTVPISAQLSKKYNDVVMSMSQMSAVFSYLPLVPVDKIAEAFKKGDPDSKEKWI, from the exons ATGTTTGGCATCCTTAACCAGATCCCTGGAGTTAAAGACATTAGTGATGTCATAGGGTCAGCAAGCAGTACCGTAGGATCAATG GTTGACTCGGTAGCCAATCAGGCAGGGTCTGTGGTTCAAGGTGCGTTGGAACTTCCTCAGGAACTTGTATCCGAGGGTGTAACAGGAGTTACAACTGTTGTAGGCCCTGTGGAAGAGCTTGTGGCCAATCAGGGAAGTTCATTGGTTCGAGGCACATTGGGACTTCGATTCAAACTTGTATCCAAGGGTATAACGGGAGGTATAACTGTCGCAAATTCGCTAGGCAATCAGGTACAGTCGACGGTGGACGGTGCATTGAAACTTCCACAGATAGGTTTAGGTGTTGCAACATCTGTTGTAAAGCAGGCAGGCAGTCAG GCACGGTCCGCGGTTGAAGGCGCATTGAAACTTCCACAGATAGGTTTAAGTGTTGCAACATCTGTTGTAAATGAGGTAGGCAGTCAGGCCCGGTCGACGGTTGAAGGCGCATTGGAACTTCCACAAATAGGTTTAAGTGTTGCTACATCTGTTGTAAATGAGGTAGGCAACCAGACAAAGTCGATAATTAAAGGGGCATTGGAACTTCCCATGAAACTTTTAGAGGGGGGTCTAATTGGAGGTATAACTGTGGGAGTACATCTTGCAGTTGAGTTCGTAATAGACATCTTAGAAGAAGAGACCGTGAAAGCTTGGTGGATGCTTAACGGAGTCCCTCCTTTCCGAATGGTGGCACATGTGACAGTTCCTATATCTGCTCAGTTGTCGAAGAAATATAATGATGTTGTTATGAGCATGTCACAGATGAGTGCCGTCTTTAGTTATCTTCCTCTTGTTCCTGTTGACAAAATTGCCGAGGCTTTCAAGAAGGGTGACCCAGATTCGAAAGAGAAGTGGATTTGA